From one Chloroflexota bacterium genomic stretch:
- a CDS encoding beta-ketoacyl-[acyl-carrier-protein] synthase II has translation MKNRVVITGLGCISPVGNDVESAWQNIVDGISGVGLITQFNAEEYKTRIAAEVKEFDGNERFGRREARRMDIVSQYALAAAIQAVENANLQITDSNRDQIGAVIGTGIGGIG, from the coding sequence ATGAAGAATCGAGTTGTCATTACAGGTTTGGGATGCATTAGCCCTGTGGGTAATGATGTTGAATCAGCCTGGCAAAATATTGTTGATGGAATTTCGGGCGTTGGGTTGATTACACAGTTTAATGCTGAAGAATATAAAACCAGGATTGCTGCGGAAGTTAAAGAATTTGATGGCAATGAGCGGTTTGGGCGGCGTGAAGCGCGTCGGATGGATATTGTTTCGCAATATGCGTTGGCTGCGGCAATTCAGGCGGTAGAAAATGCTAATTTGCAGATAACGGATTCAAATCGCGATCAGATTGGTGCTGTAATTGGCACCGGTATTGGCGGGATTGGC